Part of the Ictalurus furcatus strain D&B chromosome 19, Billie_1.0, whole genome shotgun sequence genome, ttttaataaacactcaATAAAACAGTCATTAATTTTGAAAAGGTCTTTAAACGTTGCAGTACCGTGATTAATGTTTCCGGACTGATGGAATGTACTGGCAGTTACTGCGACGCTGCTGAAtcctggactctgattggtcagaaggtggtgttgattagttttctagaacagtaGCGTAGGTTTATATTATTGCGCTCGTTCcgatacattatcgtttctatagcaacagctatTAATTTTGAGAGGCTGGAGACAGAGCgactttttatagctgctgtaacgtaagtgagaacaggaactgaccgGTTTAAcatgaaatggataaaaaaaaagtataatttttttaataaatagaaatatataatcGATTGCTGTAGTAGGAGAAGATTAAATCATTTTGGGgcgtgctgttttaggaaaaataCCACATCGGGGTGAAAacagcactacacacactgatttattccttacataccgCACCGGATTGTTCGGGTCGTGTTGCCAAATCTGTATTTTTTCCACACGGACAATAAGCGGTTACAGAATATAGTGATCGGAGCATGCGCAGTGGAGGTCGTGCAGTTCAAACCTCCTACATGAATACACAGTAAAACTCTCACGAGGAAGGAGAAGAAATCGAAAgggagagtggagagagagggggagagttAGCAAAGATCTTACGCGGCCAGAAACCAGGAGGATGTGCTACGCAAACGGtaaatttatttcaataaattaatCGAATGAATAAAAAGCTCAGCCTGTAACAGAAGGTCAACATCATTATTATCTCTACTACTGTACCTGAGGCTTTTATTCAAGCAATGCACCACAAACAGAGACGAGTATACCACAGAGAAATTTCACGTGAAGTGGAGCGTTCGCTCGGGCCGTGAGCGACGGAGCGGAGCGGAATATTGAGCCGCGTGTCGCTCACGTGCTCCGAAAGTGATATTTAACATGCACGGCTACTTCAAGAGGAacgggtgccaatactttgtggTGCGTTTCGACTCCTATAAAGAAAGCGCGTCCCAGTATGTTGACTCTATATATCTCgtaaataaaaatgagatattttttaatgtatagtAAAATAACATGATTTGATAACATCGTAAAACGGCGATAAAATACTGTGCAGTTATCATGATATGAAAATGTAACATCGACACACACCTGGTACGCAGAACGCACTTTATCGCACATCTGGGAATGTTTGTGGAGTCGATaaagcattaataataataataataataataatagtaataataataataataatatctgcaTCACACACAACGCTACACCTGTCTAACTGTATGAGGTTCAAATCAGAATGCATTCAAACcagcagatctggcaaccctgtggTCAGTAACAGAACaaatgaagagagaaagaagtaaTTCATGTGGAAATATGGGGTGGCGTCTGGGATTTTGTCTACATGAGCTGCACAAAGGATGCTGGGAAAAGGCCGGTGCGGCCGTGACAGTTTCCCTTCCACCAGCCCTCGTCCACCATCTCGATATtagtgatgatgtcatcaggcACGAAGGAGATCTCGTCATCCGCCTCTGAAATCAGACCAGACTGTtaaaacacgtgtgtgtgtgtatgtgtgtgtgtatatgagagagagatactcaCCGCCCTGATAGTCGTACAGAGCCCTGGCTGATTTGCTGCCTGTGTGTATATCTTCGTAATCATTCTCaacagctgtgaagaaaacacacacacaatcacatacaagCCACGGCTGTGTCTCAAACCACCCCGTCTTCACTATACAGTGCACtttatacaatatacagtgcACTATGTTGTATGTAGCCTATATAGTGGCTAGGGTGCATAGTTTTGGACATGCCCACAGTGcaatgatgatggtgtttatgtggactaTATAGTGACTAGGACGTGTGGTTTAGAACACGCACACAGTGCATTGacgatggtgtttatgtggactatatagtgaatagggcgtgtggtttgggacacgcccacagtgcaCTGACGATGGTGTTAATGtggactatatagtgaatagggcgcgtggtttgggacacgcccacagtgacGGTGTTtaagtgcactatgtagtgtcTAACCGGTGTAATGAGCTGATCCGAGGTCCTCGTAGTCTCCTTCATCGATGTTTCtttgaggaagaggaggaggagcagagtCGTCTTCCTCTAACAGGTCATCAGATCGGGAAAAAACAATCTTTGTAaagtttaaattaattatagaGTGACTCCATTAACGGAGTTATTAATTGgatcattccatctcaagtggtccaatgtaGGTTGCTCGAGCATTTAaattttcctcattttttatttaatattttacttgttttaactacgacggccatctttgtgtcatggcgcGCAACAAATGTAGGTTATACAGCAGTTTACGGAAGCCTCAGTAcctcggctcaggatggtcctatcTCCCTGGAACAAAATCTGATCTCTAGAGCGCATTACAAGCTACACGTACATGTATAAACACTTTCATGTTCCTTTGAGCAATCTTGAGCTTTACATTTGGACGTACATTCTGAGTctcagttccacttttagggtcagtttataatgggaagggttcgagtctcagtcttcatttttttagggggtacctggGTAAGTACGGTGTGCATGCAGaatatttcaggtttgagacttctctttttGATGAAGGCAGGAAAgtgcaatgttttaaaaatttccCTCACCTacgggttgaatatctctggtgggggaccagatatgaacctgaaattttcacagaaataagtcctctatagtggcattctgctgtaaaaactGTGAACTCTTACTGATTACAGAGTtagggctagtagaaatctgAGGAAAATCCTACTTTATTCACACATTTTGAGAAAGAAACAGATGTAATATTAAgcacaacaaataataaaaatgaacagtattttacagtaattatgttgATGATTGACATACAATAGCTCATGCTTGTCAATGAGGTCTATATTGATGAGAGTGAAGCATGATCTAtcacagggttcttcaaatctgcagagtttagctccaacctccAAACTCGCCTGCCTGTAATTGTCTAGTAATCCTGAAGACCCTGGTTAGCTTGTTCAGGTGGGTTTGATTAGTGTTGGAgttaaactctgcaggacagtggagcTCGAGGGCCAGATCTGTCGTAAATAGAGCCGGgatgttgtttctcctgtgataaaagcagcacctgacttctgagctgtatatttttacagcagaatgctactatacaGTActcatttctgtgaaaatttcaggttatTATCTGGTCCCctaccagagatattcaacccgaatgtgagggaaattattaaaAATCGCACTTTCCCACCcccatgaaaaaataaaagaagtctcaaacctgaaatgttctgcatgcacaataTACTTACCCAGGTACTCcctaaaaaaagcaaaagactgagactcgaacccttccTATTATAAACTGACTCTAAAAGTGggactgtgagcaatcttgagctgTACATTTGTTCATGAACCATGAACATGTTTATACTTGCACATGTAGCTTGTAATGCGCTCTAGAGATCAgattttgttccaaggagctaggaccatcctgagccgagatactgtagatatatTGTAGGTTAAACTGCTGTATAACCaacatttgttgtgtgccatgtcACAAAGGTGGCCGTCGTAgttaaaactattttaaaactattttaaaaataatttttaaaaactggaggttttgcaatgccaatacatagaacTAATCACTCAAAAAACAAGTGAAATTAAAAAGTAACCTGTATTGGACTACTTGAgatggacacgcccacagtggagtgatgagtgtgtttaagtgcactatgtagtgtcTGACCGGTGTAATGAGCTGATCCGAGATCCTCGTAGTCTCCTTCATCGATGATTCtttgaggaagaggaggaggaccaGAGTCGTCTTCCTCTAACAGGTCATCAGATCGGACGGGGGGGTGTCAAAAAGCAATCTTAGTAAATCCAGTCCAAAACGATtcagtgatttatttacttGTCTATCTGATTCAAAAGCGATTTTTgtacataattatatatatatatatatatatatatatatatatatatatatatatatatttgattcaGTTCATGATAGAGTGATTCGATTCAGCGATTCGAAGtgacactctgtccacagtggAGTGATGAGTGTGTTTAAGTGCACTATGCAGTGTCTAACCGGTGTAATGAGCTGATCCGAGGTCCTCATACTCTGCTTCTTCGATGATTCtttgaggaagaggaggaggagcagagtCGTCTTCCTCTAACAGGTCATCAGATCGGGGGGGAAGTGACGGCGGCTCATCGTAGTCGTTTTCAGGCTGTTCATCATCCACCTGTGAgcatgcgcacgcacacacacacacacacacacacacacacacacacacgttctggGTCATTTGTGCTTTAAAGGAATGACTCATTCAGTTTATGAGATTCAGCTAAGGGAAATGAACTAGGGAACGTGAACAAAGGGAAGTGAACGAGAGAACGTGAACAAGGGGAAGTGAACGAGGGAATGTGAACAAAGGGAAGTGAACGAGAGAACGTGAACAAAGGGAAGTGAACGAGAGAACGTGAACAAGGGGAAGTGAACGAGGGAATGTGAACAAGGGGAAGTGAACGAGGGAATGTGAACAAGGGGAAGTGAACAAGGGGAAGTGAAGGAGATGAAGTGAACGAGTTTTTACCTGAGGTACAGGATTGGGAGAGTCTCTGGGAATTTCAGGAAGTGGTCTGAAGTCCTGTGATGATTTCACAGCTTCAGGGATGACAGGAGGCCTCTGTTCCTCCTCCTCATACTCACAGCTggtcacctacacacacacacacacacacacaattgaatTGCTCTTCAGTGAACTGAATCAAACTTGCTTTACAAAAATAACTTATGAATCGAATTCAGAAGTAACGAGTCACTAAATTGAATCACTCTTTGAGTTCACTGAATCGAGAAATGCTTTTTGAATAAAATTGGAATGTAATTAAACATCAGTCACAACGCTTTTTAGTAATTGAATCTTTTGTGATTTCCAAAAATGGAAAAGTTTTAAATCAAAAACTGAAAAGTAATGAATCACTGAATCAAATCACCTTTTTACTGAATTGGATTGTTCTTCATTTACAGTGTGAGAAGGCCAACGTGTTAATATGACTCAGTGAATCGAATCGCTCGTtagtgaaaatgaatcaaatcgTTCttaatttacaaagaaatttaATTGAATCAATTTGATCTGCCAATCAGAGCAGCACTAGCTAATCGCACTCTTGGAAATGGTCGTCGTGTATTTGGACGGGCTCGGCAAGTGGGCGGGGATATGACTGGAAActataaagttataataaacCATAACGAATCagattaaagctgaaataagtAACATTCTGACTCATTATCTCATTTAACagtgtgatatacagtatacagagtGTTTAATATATTGTGcaagctgtgtatgtgtgtgtgtgtgtgtgcgcgtgtcttAACCTCTTGTCTCTTCTGTGcctcctctttttctcttttttctcgtgcctgtctcctcactctctcctcctctgcTCGCTTCCTGTTCTCCTCCTCAGCTGTCTTCGCCATGTTCTCAAAGCGGGACTTCAGGTTTCCGGCTCCTGAGcgtgctacacacacacacacacacacacacacacacacacacacacacacacacacacacagtgcttaaCTAACCTTATATTCCTTAATAACCTGGTGAATAGCggtataaatgtttaaaagggGGCGGGGTCAGAATGAAAACATTGTTGGCAGGCGTGGTTAGTCAAGCTGCTGTCATGTCCAATCAATTCAGCTCCTGTCATTCTCTTTataaatgggatttttttttaaatgacatgctCGGGTTCACTAACAGATCATAATGTAATAGTAGAACTTGACAGGTTTAGCGTTTAAAGCTACggtgtgtaatgtttaaaaggGTTTCTAAACctgtaataattataaatcCTATCATTTCAAGTAAATATTAGGAAAACAGTCATTTGCAAGTGTTTCTCAGCAGTCAGTCATTCTAGTTTCTTCATTGTGAGCTTCTGTTGACTTTTTTCAGGCCCTGAAATTATCTCCACCCCCAACCTGACCACAGCTGCATGCTTTAAAGGCAACATGTGAAAAGCAGAGAGTCGAAGTCTTATAGGACAAGGGGGAAGGGATTGTTAATGATTTTATTGCATTTCACATCACAGCCAGCAGAGGGCTCAAATGTTACACACAGCTTCTTTAATCAGAGTTAACAGTTCACCAGAGGACTCTAAACATTACAAATGGCTCCtttaattagttttatttattttaattcattgcATTACTTTTGAGCTGTCTGATTTGACGGTTTGTGTTTTCTATGAATCGTTTTATAATTGAATATAATTGTATTTAGTATTTGGGTGACGTGACATAAACAGAGGTGTAACGTGAGAATATTATCGTAACAGTCACTTACAGGCCTCGAGCGGTTGAGTTTTCTCGTAGGACGATGTGGGAGACTCCATTTCACTGAAGGAGGCGGCGCTCTGAGACGAGACGATTCTGTGTCATTCAGCAATTACTGATCATGTTCATGTGTTAATCTGCACGTTAATGAGATTTACCTTATCCACGCGGTCGGCCTGGACACCGTACCGTCCTCCGAAACCTTTAGCATAGTCTGTAGAAGAGGACATACAGAAAGgtgatgtaataaaaaaaagttttattcagttagaaaatgtgtaaaattaagACCCCTAGTGGCATGAGTTTGTACTGCATGTAGAGGTGTCTATTAAATGTACGGTAAAATTATtactaaatattattttatcagACAAATTTTCTGATTCTCTCGTGTTCCCCATCCCCCCGCCCCATCTTATCATCTCTGTCTTTCATCTTTCCTCTCCTCCAATACCCTTTCCCTCTCATTTCCTCTTATTCTCATCTCGCTTCTgtcttctcttttcctctgcAATATTCATTTACTTTCCCCCTGTTCTCCCTGTATATATTTTACTCTcattttgttcttcttctctattcttctcatctcctcttccACTCTCTTCTTCTCTATGCCTGtactcttctctctcctcttttcttctcCCCTTTTTTCTCTGCCTTCTGTCCATTTCACCTTTTCCCTTCTTCTCTTCACTTCTTTCTCCTCCTTTCTCTtcccttcctttcttttgtcttctcatctttttttttacttcccttCTCTCATTCCCCCTCATCCTCTTTTCTTCCTGTCAGTATATTTCAGTGTAGTACAGTCGGTAAACTCACCTTTCTGTGACTCGTGTTTCTCAGTTTCACCTTTATAATCGTATCCCACAGCCGCTTTATCCACTCTCTCCTTCTGCACTCCGAACTTCCCTCCAAAGCCTTTAGAGTAATCTacagggaaaacaaacaaacaaacaaaaacataggtaattaaataaataaatacatgtgataatatcatgtgacacttttttATGCTACATAAAaggcttttatttccttttaacaGCTCTGAATATACACCGGTCACTTACACCAGCGattaagggggccaagcaccttTTGGCTCCACCCCTTAGCAAAAGAGGGCGAACAGAAGGGAGTACTATTTCCCTGCGGAGATACTAAACTTGACGGCAATATGTCAAGCCACTGTGCAGATATTGCCTCACATCCTGTTTTCTGTAGCCCTTTTAAGCTGCAAATGAAATTGAAGCTTGTTTGTTAACATCAGAATGTTGTGCCACGTTTGGTGtcaatatgaagaaaaaaaaaaacactgctgagAAATGgcctcatttcctgtttgatgAGTTTTGGTTCCAGTCTTATAAAGAGAAGACACCGGTTCTAGGAAAAggagcattttttaaaaataaaatacaaaataactgacttcctgttttgacAAATCACAAATTCTTTACTTCCCCCACACCCTGCACCTgccaggaaaataaataatatagagAATAATGATTTGACGTTGAGTGTCTCAAAAGTTACACGTATGCAGTTTTCCCATTTGTGAATTATAGCGCCCCTAGAggtaaatttacacaaaactTTCTATGCGTCCTTTCGAATGTGGTCCTTCACTCGTGTACAAGATTTGGTCTGAATATGTCACGTAGTTGCTGAGATATGTCCTTAGGTCCTGTTTAGAGGCTTCACTGTCAAGTTCGTCTGCGTGTAATGAACAAAAGGCCTGCATATGAGAAGtgcatgaaacatttttttattgattgGTCTCGTGATGCTCTGGTGAAAAATttgtgatgattggacaaaatttgtggaaacgaaaacaaacaaaaaacagtttagAAAACATTTCCAATACGGTGAAATGAACATCATGTTATCCACTGAACACGGAATGACCCAAAGAATCAGACTCGCATTTCTACAACAGTTATTATCTCGAATGTATGTCCAACATTGCCCTGTTGTTGGCGCTAGAGTGCTTGAGTGACGTACACCAATTTTTGATGTGAAGGCACTGTAGCTGAGCTCGTCATCTATTTCTGTGCCGAATTTCATATAAAGCATTCACAGTGTAGTATGGGCAGCCACACAGTAACAATAGGGTGCTAtacacctttggtgcttggccccctaattacTACCAACGACCAACCTTTCTGTGACTCGTGTTTCTCAGTTTCTCCTTTATAATCGTAACCCAGAGCCGCTTTATCCACTCTCTCCTTCTGCACTCCGAACTTCCCTCCAAAGCCTTTAGAGTAATCTGagattgaagaagaagaaaattagTTGGTTAAACATGGCAACTTTTGTCCATAAATTTAGATTTCCATCAATGTGAAAGGGCATGACTGACAACAAAGGACTATTAATTTGGCATGTTTTTTAAGAACAAGTGGGCCGGCTATTGCATCAATTGACCTCCATGATTTCACAACAACGTCGGTAACCCTTTCACAAATGTTGAATTAATTTTCGTTTTTGGGCCATGCTTAAGCAGTTCACCATGTCAGGCAGTAAGACCCCAAGAAAACCATTTAAAAAGCGAAAAGCAAAAAGTTTGCTCTGAATAAATCACAGCATAGCCAAGATATTCTTTTGCTTCCTGTTTGGCAGCTTCGCTGTTAAATTCCCTCATGTGTTATGAATGAACTGTCCTGCATGTGAATGGCAGAAATCAACATGGTATCTGTTAAACTTGGTAAAATGTTAAGTTGCCAAGCTATTATCACAAACGTATGTCCAAATTTGTCCTCTTGGTGGTGCTAGAGTGCTAAAGATGCATACACCAAAATTACTGTATAGGTATCTGAGATAGTCCTGTATCACTGGTGTACGAAGTGTTcaatgggctgccatagactcccgTATCATTACAATacaca contains:
- the hcls1 gene encoding src substrate protein p85-like → MWKSVVGHNVNVKVASEGDDWETDPDFENDVSEQEQRWGSKTIEGSGRKEHISVADLRQKVSQEHEVVKKKELEKGPKASYGYGGKFGVEKDRMDKDAVGHSYVAQVAQHSSQTDASRGFGGKFGVQKDRVDQSALGFEYKGEVEQHASQKDYSKGFGGKFGVQKERVDKAALGYDYKGETEKHESQKDYSKGFGGKFGVQKERVDKAALGYDYKGETEKHESQKDYSKGFGGKFGVQKERVDKAAVGYDYKGETEKHESQKDYAKGFGGRYGVQADRVDKSAASFSEMESPTSSYEKTQPLEASRSGAGNLKSRFENMAKTAEEENRKRAEEERVRRQAREKREKEEAQKRQEVTSCEYEEEEQRPPVIPEAVKSSQDFRPLPEIPRDSPNPVPQVDDEQPENDYDEPPSLPPRSDDLLEEDDSAPPPLPQRIIEEAEYEDLGSAHYTEEDDSGPPPLPQRIIDEGDYEDLGSAHYTEEDDSAPPPLPQRNIDEGDYEDLGSAHYTAVENDYEDIHTGSKSARALYDYQGEADDEISFVPDDIITNIEMVDEGWWKGNCHGRTGLFPASFVQLM